A stretch of Faecalibacterium duncaniae DNA encodes these proteins:
- a CDS encoding cysteine-rich VLP domain-containing protein, whose amino-acid sequence MSRELTRKEKTAIRSLVVTWCANYDREYGCLPLDSDCYMLGKCWTGSYCRYFRESVLPLDPALEVALMSEGPRPDFKICPVCGGPVPPDRRQAYCSAACAKKAHRRQQREYMRKKRGASVDN is encoded by the coding sequence TTGTCCCGTGAACTGACACGCAAGGAAAAGACAGCGATCCGCTCTCTTGTGGTAACATGGTGCGCTAACTATGACCGGGAATACGGATGCCTGCCGCTGGATAGCGATTGCTATATGCTGGGTAAATGCTGGACGGGATCATACTGCCGCTATTTCCGGGAGTCCGTCCTGCCCCTTGATCCGGCGCTGGAAGTGGCCCTTATGAGCGAGGGCCCAAGGCCGGATTTTAAGATATGCCCGGTATGCGGCGGGCCTGTTCCCCCGGACAGGCGGCAGGCGTACTGCTCGGCGGCCTGTGCAAAGAAAGCCCACCGCCGCCAGCAACGGGAATATATGCGGAAAAAGCGGGGTGCATCCGTTGACAATTAG
- a CDS encoding DUF4316 domain-containing protein yields MEERYNPMKSAEIATEHNYNMLDGVLNNQAPPPEEKELDKVKEPPHKRRSREREER; encoded by the coding sequence ATGGAAGAAAGATATAACCCGATGAAAAGTGCGGAGATCGCCACCGAGCACAATTACAATATGCTGGACGGTGTTCTCAATAACCAGGCCCCACCCCCGGAGGAAAAGGAGCTGGATAAGGTTAAGGAACCGCCCCACAAGCGCCGGAGCCGGGAACGGGAGGAACGATGA
- a CDS encoding VirB4-like conjugal transfer ATPase, CD1110 family, which yields MRKANPTSGRKTAKAKNRAALSAQQTIPYVAMHPDGVCKLPGGLYTKTVEYEDINYSVASTEDQTAIFGGWSSFLNYFDSSLPFQLSFINRRSHSRSRYKVNIPQADDDFNSVREEFTGMLKNQIARSNNGIERSKYITFGIPAGGIVEARPRLERVEADVMGNFKRLGVPCEPMDGRARLALLHSQMHPGNREPFRFSWKDIPQTGLGTKDYIAPDSFDFRHSRLFRVGQYWGAVSYLQILASELSDKLLAEMLELDAEMTVTLHIQTVDQLKAIKTIKGKISDIGKMKVEEQRKAVRAGYDPDILPPDLITFSKDAAELLADLQSRNERMFLLTFTVVNMAPTRQRLENDVFTVGGIAQKYNCALKRLDWQQEQGFVSSLALGYNEVEIQRGMTTSSTAIFIPFMTRELRMDGQALYYGMNALSHNVIMADRKKLKSANGMYLGSTGSGKSFAAKRELLNVFLTIPQDRIIIVDPMGEYAPLVRRLGGQVIEIAPDSHHHLNPMDVELNMAAGESPLSMKADFLLSLCELVVGGKEGLQPIEKTVVDRCVRLVYREQALGLDTGKTPLLQDLYEELLKQPEPEARRVATALELYCTGSLNLFNHPTNVKTDSRVVCIVLKNMGENLRKIAMHITNEFVSQAVDTNFREGVATWCYFDEFHVLLRDPLTASYFVAVWKMLRKKGCVPSALTQNVKDLLASREIENILDNTDFMILLSQAQSDRAILARQLGISEHQLSYITHSNSGEGLLFYGNVTIPFVDRFPKGEIYDLLTTRPEDMKNEAKTE from the coding sequence TTGCGAAAGGCAAATCCAACCAGCGGAAGAAAAACCGCAAAGGCTAAAAACCGGGCGGCCCTGTCCGCCCAGCAGACGATCCCCTATGTGGCGATGCATCCGGACGGGGTATGCAAGCTCCCCGGCGGGCTCTACACAAAGACCGTGGAATATGAGGACATCAATTATTCCGTGGCATCCACTGAGGATCAGACTGCAATCTTTGGCGGTTGGAGCTCATTTCTCAACTACTTTGACAGCTCCCTGCCGTTCCAGCTTTCCTTTATCAACCGCCGCTCCCACTCCCGGAGCCGCTATAAGGTAAACATTCCCCAGGCGGATGATGATTTTAACAGCGTCCGGGAGGAATTTACCGGGATGCTGAAAAACCAGATCGCCCGGTCTAACAACGGGATTGAACGCTCCAAGTACATTACTTTCGGCATCCCAGCCGGAGGGATCGTGGAGGCCCGGCCCCGTCTGGAGCGTGTGGAAGCCGATGTGATGGGCAACTTTAAGCGGCTGGGTGTTCCCTGTGAACCGATGGACGGACGGGCAAGGCTGGCCCTGCTTCACAGCCAGATGCATCCGGGCAACCGGGAACCGTTCCGCTTTTCATGGAAGGACATCCCGCAGACGGGGCTTGGCACCAAGGACTATATCGCCCCGGACAGCTTTGACTTCCGGCACTCCCGCCTGTTCCGGGTGGGCCAGTATTGGGGCGCTGTTTCCTACTTGCAGATTTTGGCGTCTGAGCTCTCGGATAAACTGCTGGCAGAAATGCTGGAGCTGGATGCGGAAATGACCGTAACCCTCCATATCCAGACGGTGGATCAGCTAAAGGCCATCAAAACCATCAAGGGAAAAATCTCCGACATCGGGAAAATGAAGGTGGAGGAACAGCGGAAGGCTGTCCGGGCCGGGTATGATCCCGACATTCTCCCGCCCGACCTCATTACCTTTTCCAAGGATGCGGCGGAGCTCCTTGCCGACCTCCAGTCCCGCAACGAAAGGATGTTCCTTTTGACTTTTACGGTAGTCAATATGGCCCCTACCCGCCAGCGGCTGGAAAATGATGTGTTTACCGTGGGCGGCATCGCACAGAAATACAACTGCGCCCTCAAGCGGCTGGACTGGCAACAGGAGCAGGGCTTTGTGTCCTCGCTGGCCCTCGGCTACAACGAAGTGGAGATCCAGCGTGGTATGACAACCAGCTCCACAGCAATTTTTATCCCCTTTATGACAAGGGAGCTGCGGATGGACGGGCAGGCCCTCTACTATGGCATGAACGCCCTTTCCCACAATGTCATTATGGCTGACCGCAAAAAGCTGAAGTCGGCCAACGGAATGTACCTCGGCTCTACAGGCTCGGGAAAATCCTTTGCGGCAAAGCGGGAACTGCTCAATGTCTTTCTGACCATCCCCCAGGATCGGATTATCATTGTCGATCCGATGGGCGAATATGCCCCGCTGGTTCGCAGGCTGGGCGGACAGGTGATCGAGATTGCCCCGGACAGCCACCACCACCTAAACCCGATGGATGTGGAGCTTAACATGGCCGCCGGGGAGAGCCCTCTTTCCATGAAGGCAGATTTCCTGCTTTCCCTGTGCGAGCTGGTGGTAGGCGGAAAGGAAGGCTTACAGCCCATCGAAAAGACAGTTGTTGACCGCTGTGTGCGGCTGGTGTACCGGGAACAGGCCCTTGGGCTTGATACGGGAAAAACCCCGCTTTTGCAGGACTTGTACGAGGAGCTCTTGAAACAGCCGGAGCCCGAGGCCCGGCGTGTGGCAACCGCCCTTGAGCTCTACTGCACCGGCTCCCTCAACCTGTTTAACCATCCCACGAATGTGAAAACCGACAGCCGGGTGGTGTGTATCGTGCTGAAAAACATGGGAGAAAACCTCCGCAAGATCGCCATGCACATCACAAATGAATTTGTGTCCCAGGCGGTAGATACCAACTTCCGGGAGGGCGTGGCGACATGGTGCTACTTCGATGAGTTCCATGTCCTGCTCCGTGATCCGCTGACCGCCAGCTATTTTGTGGCGGTGTGGAAAATGCTGAGAAAGAAAGGCTGCGTTCCCAGCGCCCTCACGCAGAATGTAAAAGACCTTCTGGCCAGCCGGGAGATTGAGAACATTCTGGATAACACCGATTTTATGATTTTGCTCTCGCAAGCTCAGAGCGACCGGGCGATTTTGGCAAGACAGCTCGGTATTTCCGAGCATCAGCTTTCCTACATTACCCACTCTAATTCCGGCGAGGGCCTGCTGTTTTACGGGAATGTGACCATCCCGTTTGTGGATCGGTTCCCGAAGGGGGAAATCTATGACCTCTTAACCACCCGACCGGAGGATATGAAGAATGAAGCGAAAACCGAATAA
- a CDS encoding CD1845 family protein codes for MRIILKLLAAPFVLALTLLVAVLNFAFSFASWVFCALSFLCLIGALFALITGDRWGIQGLVIAFAVSPFGLPAVAEWLIDKLDSLNYSLKSFITG; via the coding sequence ATGCGGATCATTCTGAAACTTTTAGCGGCCCCCTTTGTTCTGGCCCTCACGCTCCTTGTGGCAGTATTGAATTTTGCTTTTTCCTTTGCGTCATGGGTGTTCTGCGCCCTGTCCTTTCTCTGTCTGATCGGAGCCCTGTTTGCTTTAATCACGGGGGATCGCTGGGGCATACAGGGGCTTGTGATCGCCTTTGCTGTTTCGCCCTTCGGCCTGCCCGCTGTGGCGGAGTGGCTCATTGACAAGCTGGACAGTCTCAACTACTCGCTAAAGAGTTTTATCACAGGATAA
- a CDS encoding sensor histidine kinase, whose protein sequence is MEIIVSLSIVIAVVAVLTSIVLVRRVKKQIAEMTDVLVDVKNGNGNRRILSATNELTAPLAYEINEIVVAYESRLSTVRQTEETNRQLMTSLSHDVRTPLTTLIGYLDAAHKGLVTGKDRDDYIETARRKAHDLKEYIDVLFDWFKLNSNEFALEIQSVEAAELTRNILIDWIPIFEDKQVEYDIDIPEQPVRVRLDMDSYMRIINNLIQNVIAHSHADKIKIALSKKENNMELLLADNGVGIEKEDLKHIFERLYKCDKGRSEKGSGLGLSIVHQLVEKMGGSITVESLPGKGTEFMLLFPLES, encoded by the coding sequence ATGGAAATTATCGTATCCTTGTCCATTGTGATTGCTGTTGTGGCTGTATTGACTTCCATCGTTCTCGTTCGGCGTGTAAAAAAACAAATAGCAGAAATGACCGATGTGCTGGTTGATGTGAAAAACGGAAATGGCAACCGGCGTATTCTATCTGCAACAAATGAACTGACAGCACCTCTTGCCTATGAAATCAATGAGATCGTTGTGGCCTATGAAAGCAGACTTTCAACTGTACGGCAGACAGAAGAAACCAACCGCCAACTTATGACGAGCCTTTCCCATGACGTGCGAACGCCCCTTACTACTCTGATTGGGTATCTTGACGCTGCACACAAAGGACTGGTCACAGGAAAAGACCGGGATGATTATATTGAAACCGCCCGCCGGAAAGCCCATGATCTGAAAGAATATATTGATGTACTCTTTGACTGGTTCAAGTTAAATTCAAACGAGTTTGCTTTGGAAATCCAGAGCGTTGAGGCCGCAGAGCTGACAAGAAATATCCTCATTGACTGGATACCGATTTTTGAGGATAAACAGGTTGAGTATGACATCGATATTCCCGAACAGCCTGTCCGGGTAAGATTGGATATGGACAGCTATATGAGGATCATCAATAACCTTATTCAAAATGTAATCGCTCACAGCCATGCAGACAAAATCAAAATTGCCCTGTCAAAGAAGGAAAATAACATGGAGTTGCTGCTGGCGGATAATGGAGTGGGAATTGAGAAGGAAGATTTGAAACACATTTTTGAACGGCTCTATAAGTGTGACAAAGGACGGTCTGAAAAAGGAAGCGGTCTTGGTCTTTCTATTGTCCATCAGCTTGTAGAAAAGATGGGTGGGAGTATAACAGTTGAAAGTTTGCCGGGAAAAGGAACTGAATTTATGTTGCTTTTTCCTTTGGAGAGTTAA
- a CDS encoding PrgI family protein gives MPYVNVPNDLSKVKTKMALNLTKRQLICFSCAAAVGIPSYLLARGSIGNTGAMFLMLAVMLPAFLLAMYEKDGLPAEKVLKNIIRARFLRSGVRPYQTQNIYAPFAERGAVRKEDVIAKGKSNQRKKNRKG, from the coding sequence ATGCCCTATGTGAATGTACCCAACGACCTGTCAAAAGTAAAAACCAAAATGGCCCTAAACCTTACCAAGCGCCAGCTCATCTGTTTTAGCTGTGCGGCGGCGGTAGGCATCCCGTCCTATCTGCTGGCCCGGGGCTCTATCGGCAATACCGGGGCCATGTTCCTTATGCTGGCCGTGATGCTCCCGGCGTTTCTTCTGGCCATGTATGAAAAAGACGGGCTCCCGGCGGAAAAGGTGCTGAAAAACATCATACGGGCCCGGTTTCTGCGGTCCGGAGTCAGGCCCTATCAGACACAAAACATTTACGCCCCCTTTGCCGAACGGGGCGCTGTGAGAAAGGAGGATGTGATTGCGAAAGGCAAATCCAACCAGCGGAAGAAAAACCGCAAAGGCTAA
- a CDS encoding response regulator transcription factor has product MNKILIIDDDKELCTLIKRSVQAENIEADFCNTGKEGLQKLREQEYQLVVLDVMMPGMDGFETLEEIRKEYSLPILMFTSKNDSISKVRGLRAGADDYLTKPFDMDELIARIASLIRRYTRFNQQAGAIQKLNFYGLQIDLENRSVTTSNGTFELPPKEFDLLLYCAKHQGKILTKQQIYEEVWGEEYFYDDSNIMAIISRLRKKLEVNPSSPKYIQTVKGIGYRFNKEV; this is encoded by the coding sequence ATGAATAAAATCCTGATTATAGATGATGACAAAGAGCTGTGCACTTTGATTAAACGTAGCGTACAAGCAGAAAACATAGAAGCTGATTTTTGTAATACCGGAAAAGAGGGCTTACAAAAATTAAGAGAGCAGGAATACCAGCTTGTGGTGCTGGATGTGATGATGCCCGGCATGGACGGGTTTGAAACGCTGGAAGAAATTCGCAAGGAGTACAGCTTGCCGATTTTGATGTTCACATCTAAAAATGACAGCATTTCTAAAGTACGGGGCTTACGGGCCGGAGCGGACGATTATCTTACAAAACCGTTTGATATGGATGAACTGATTGCCCGTATTGCGTCTCTTATTCGCCGCTACACTCGCTTTAATCAGCAAGCTGGAGCCATACAAAAGCTAAATTTTTACGGATTGCAGATTGACCTTGAAAATCGTTCTGTTACTACATCAAACGGCACTTTTGAACTGCCCCCAAAGGAATTTGATTTGCTCCTGTACTGTGCAAAACATCAAGGGAAAATTTTGACCAAACAGCAGATTTATGAGGAAGTATGGGGCGAAGAATATTTCTATGATGACAGTAACATTATGGCGATTATCAGCCGACTTCGTAAAAAATTAGAAGTCAATCCTTCAAGCCCAAAGTATATACAAACGGTCAAAGGGATTGGCTACCGGTTTAATAAGGAGGTGTAG
- a CDS encoding relaxase/mobilization nuclease domain-containing protein, whose protein sequence is MEERFNYGLNPKKLGALSSYLCDPATAPAEFLLVKSQYQAEMGRAVERGALFFQIRQAFPPGEVTAEEANQIGYETAMRWTKGKYQFFVCTHTDKSHLHNHIYFNSTAFDRSRKFHNFIGSSFALRRLSDRVCVEHDLSVIQNPKQHSKGRYLHYGQWIVEKPPSAKQRVRLAIVEALKKQPADFPAFLRLMEETGFLVKHGRGGVISFLAPGQDKPTRLRASTLGDGFDPEDIRAMIAGERPIPELPQEAPAPARRVNLIIDIQERMAQGKGPAYERWAKVYNLKQMAAALQYLRENDLMDYEALAASTEKAVERFHTLSEELRQTEAELEKTSGLMAATVDYAKTRPVFDGYKAARYSKKYLSEHEAELAAYRAARATMNELLDGAKLPKMADMKKSRQELAGKKKALYAEYRKAQADMRQAVAVKANIDHLLGVTDGRENKAQER, encoded by the coding sequence ATGGAGGAACGCTTTAACTATGGGCTTAATCCGAAAAAGCTGGGAGCCCTGTCCTCATACCTCTGCGATCCGGCCACGGCTCCCGCTGAGTTTCTGCTGGTAAAGAGTCAGTACCAGGCGGAAATGGGCCGGGCCGTAGAGCGTGGAGCCCTGTTTTTTCAAATCCGGCAGGCGTTCCCACCCGGCGAAGTAACAGCAGAGGAGGCCAACCAGATCGGCTATGAAACAGCCATGCGCTGGACAAAGGGAAAGTATCAGTTTTTTGTCTGCACCCACACAGACAAGAGCCACCTCCACAATCACATTTATTTCAATTCAACGGCCTTTGACCGCTCCCGGAAGTTCCATAATTTTATCGGCTCCAGCTTTGCTCTGCGGCGGCTCTCTGACCGGGTGTGCGTTGAGCATGACCTCTCTGTGATCCAAAATCCAAAACAGCACAGCAAGGGCCGGTATCTCCATTATGGCCAGTGGATTGTGGAAAAGCCGCCCTCTGCAAAACAGCGGGTGCGGCTGGCCATCGTGGAGGCTCTGAAAAAACAGCCCGCCGATTTTCCGGCGTTTCTGAGGCTCATGGAGGAGACCGGCTTTCTGGTAAAGCATGGCCGTGGCGGTGTGATCTCCTTTCTTGCTCCCGGACAGGATAAGCCCACCCGCCTGCGGGCATCTACCCTCGGGGATGGTTTTGATCCCGAGGACATCCGGGCTATGATTGCCGGGGAGCGTCCGATCCCGGAGCTCCCGCAGGAGGCTCCGGCTCCTGCCCGGCGTGTTAATCTGATTATAGACATTCAAGAGCGCATGGCACAGGGCAAGGGCCCGGCCTATGAACGGTGGGCCAAGGTTTACAATCTGAAACAGATGGCTGCTGCGCTCCAGTACCTGCGGGAAAATGATTTGATGGACTATGAGGCGCTGGCGGCCAGTACAGAAAAGGCAGTAGAGCGTTTTCACACGCTGTCCGAGGAATTGCGGCAAACGGAGGCGGAGCTGGAAAAGACCTCCGGGCTCATGGCGGCTACTGTGGACTACGCAAAAACCCGGCCTGTGTTTGACGGTTACAAGGCGGCCCGGTACAGTAAAAAATATCTGTCGGAGCATGAGGCGGAGCTTGCCGCTTACCGGGCGGCCCGGGCCACTATGAATGAGCTTTTGGACGGTGCAAAATTGCCAAAGATGGCGGATATGAAAAAGTCCCGCCAGGAATTGGCGGGAAAGAAAAAAGCCCTCTATGCGGAATACCGCAAGGCCCAGGCGGATATGCGGCAGGCTGTGGCGGTCAAAGCGAACATAGATCATCTGCTCGGCGTGACAGACGGGCGGGAAAATAAGGCCCAGGAGCGATAG
- a CDS encoding helix-turn-helix domain-containing protein, with amino-acid sequence MDYMTLKEAAEKWGVTPRRVNYYCAAGRIPGAVKMATIWLIPKDAEKPIDGRTKQGKELRHE; translated from the coding sequence ATGGATTATATGACACTAAAAGAGGCCGCCGAAAAATGGGGCGTGACACCTCGTAGAGTAAATTACTATTGTGCTGCCGGGCGTATTCCTGGTGCTGTAAAGATGGCAACTATCTGGCTAATTCCAAAAGATGCGGAAAAGCCGATTGACGGAAGGACAAAACAAGGAAAGGAGTTGCGCCATGAATAA
- a CDS encoding DUF4315 family protein produces the protein MATAKSMKIQAEIDKVKAKISEQQARLRELEQKKLEAENSEIVDIVRGMSIPLAELPLLFEKLKGGGALGQSVPKSEDEEKEEN, from the coding sequence ATGGCAACAGCAAAAAGCATGAAAATCCAAGCCGAGATTGATAAGGTCAAGGCCAAAATCAGCGAACAGCAGGCCCGGCTCAGGGAGCTGGAGCAGAAAAAGCTGGAGGCGGAAAACAGCGAGATCGTGGACATCGTGCGTGGCATGAGCATCCCCCTTGCGGAACTGCCCCTGCTGTTTGAAAAGCTGAAAGGCGGCGGGGCTTTGGGACAAAGTGTCCCGAAGTCCGAGGATGAGGAAAAGGAGGAAAACTGA
- a CDS encoding C40 family peptidase — protein MKRKPNKPRPESQTHTEPGGGAAEPGGPAFGAGSEQAPGAAGTSGQSVPKSKFRQKSQQEQAAASKLRMEKRGEKREAAREKLAKQKPPKQKGPIRKAAGAAGWGVHGFVHGKLYEVEQENVGTEGAHRSELAGEVILRHGSRFVKRKVREHPARAASRAEARYQKAAADYHFHTAAQEHPELSQNYFTRYWQKQRLRRQYQKRAKEAAKQGAKAAGKTAAATEKLTARAAGFVKRHPVGCLLALACVLVIVLLQSCSSSLVSIGNAGAGALGATTYPSEDEAILGAEAAYAGLEAELQTYLDTYESTHDYDEYHFDLDEIEHDPYVLISLLSALHEGEWTLSQVEGSLQMLFDRQYILTERVEVETRYDSDDEPYSWYICYVTLENKNLSHLPVSLLSEEQMSRYSIYMSTLGNRPDLFPDSPYVDKYITNPPEGYEVPGEYLDDETFAAIFSEAEKYIGYPYVWGGSSPSTSFDCSGYVSWVINHSGWNVGRLGAQGLYNICTPTSSPRPGNLVFFKGTYDTPGVSHCGIYVGDGRMLHCGDPIGYANLNTSYWQSHFYAYGRLP, from the coding sequence ATGAAGCGAAAACCGAATAAACCACGCCCGGAGTCCCAAACGCATACGGAACCCGGAGGCGGAGCTGCCGAGCCCGGTGGCCCTGCTTTTGGGGCTGGCTCTGAACAGGCGCCCGGGGCGGCTGGCACTTCGGGACAAAGTGTCCCAAAGTCAAAATTTCGGCAGAAAAGCCAGCAGGAACAGGCGGCGGCATCCAAGCTCCGCATGGAAAAGCGGGGCGAAAAACGGGAAGCCGCCCGGGAAAAGCTGGCAAAGCAGAAGCCGCCCAAACAAAAAGGCCCGATCCGTAAGGCGGCGGGGGCCGCCGGATGGGGCGTTCACGGCTTTGTGCATGGCAAGCTCTACGAGGTGGAGCAGGAAAATGTAGGAACGGAAGGGGCCCACCGTTCGGAACTTGCCGGGGAGGTTATCCTGCGGCATGGCTCCCGGTTTGTAAAGCGCAAAGTCCGGGAGCATCCGGCAAGGGCGGCCAGCCGGGCCGAGGCCAGGTATCAGAAAGCAGCGGCGGATTATCATTTCCACACCGCCGCACAGGAGCACCCGGAGCTTTCCCAAAACTATTTTACCCGGTACTGGCAGAAACAGCGGCTTAGAAGGCAATACCAGAAGCGGGCGAAGGAGGCCGCAAAACAGGGAGCCAAAGCCGCCGGGAAAACAGCCGCCGCCACGGAAAAGCTGACAGCCCGGGCCGCCGGGTTTGTGAAGCGCCATCCAGTCGGATGCCTGCTGGCTCTGGCCTGTGTCCTTGTGATCGTCCTGCTCCAGTCCTGTTCGTCCTCGCTGGTGTCCATCGGCAACGCCGGAGCCGGGGCGCTGGGGGCCACCACTTACCCCTCTGAGGATGAGGCGATTTTAGGGGCGGAGGCGGCTTATGCCGGGCTGGAGGCAGAACTGCAAACCTACCTTGATACCTACGAAAGCACCCACGATTATGACGAGTACCACTTCGATCTGGACGAGATCGAACACGATCCCTATGTGCTCATTTCCCTGCTGTCGGCGCTCCATGAGGGGGAATGGACGCTTTCACAGGTGGAGGGCTCCCTGCAAATGCTCTTTGACCGCCAGTATATTCTGACGGAGCGTGTGGAGGTGGAGACACGCTACGACAGCGACGATGAACCCTATTCGTGGTACATCTGCTATGTGACGCTGGAAAACAAAAACCTGTCCCACCTGCCTGTTTCCCTGTTGAGCGAAGAACAGATGTCCCGGTACTCCATCTATATGTCCACCCTCGGCAACCGTCCCGACCTGTTTCCCGACTCCCCCTATGTAGACAAATACATTACCAACCCGCCGGAGGGCTATGAGGTTCCGGGGGAATATCTGGACGATGAAACATTCGCCGCTATTTTCTCGGAGGCAGAGAAATACATCGGCTATCCCTATGTGTGGGGCGGCTCCAGCCCGTCTACATCCTTTGACTGCTCCGGCTATGTGTCATGGGTGATCAATCACTCCGGCTGGAATGTGGGTCGTCTTGGGGCGCAGGGGCTTTACAACATCTGCACTCCGACCAGCTCCCCAAGGCCCGGCAACCTTGTGTTTTTCAAGGGAACCTATGATACCCCGGGCGTGAGCCACTGTGGGATTTATGTAGGCGATGGGCGGATGCTCCACTGCGGAGATCCCATCGGATACGCAAACTTAAATACAAGCTACTGGCAGTCTCATTTTTACGCCTACGGGCGTTTACCATGA
- a CDS encoding DUF4366 domain-containing protein, with protein MKRFRVLTAVLCAAVLLCGFSVPAYAYAGGEGEDYGDPTMETPAPEPTITPGEGFSEEGNLVTRDLLYDEHTNKQFITVQTSGGNTFYIVIDYDKPVDEEGEQYETYFFSVVDEGDLLAAAEAAGVEQAVCSCPEKCAAGTVNTDCPVCSVNLAKCVGAEPEPEPAPEPEPEPEKPGNAGMILLVLAVMGIGGGAAWYFKIYCPKHQQADQPEEDDGGEYPDYDEFEDDGPPWDEEDETEEKEEIR; from the coding sequence ATGAAACGGTTTCGAGTTTTGACAGCGGTGCTTTGTGCCGCTGTTTTGTTATGCGGCTTTAGCGTTCCCGCCTATGCCTACGCAGGCGGCGAGGGCGAGGACTACGGCGATCCCACAATGGAAACCCCGGCCCCGGAGCCGACTATTACGCCGGGCGAGGGCTTTTCCGAGGAGGGAAACCTTGTAACCCGTGATCTGCTCTATGACGAGCACACCAACAAGCAGTTTATTACCGTACAGACCAGCGGCGGCAATACCTTTTACATTGTCATTGATTATGACAAGCCTGTGGACGAGGAAGGTGAACAGTATGAAACCTACTTTTTCAGCGTTGTGGATGAGGGGGATCTGCTGGCCGCAGCCGAGGCCGCTGGCGTGGAACAGGCGGTCTGCTCCTGTCCGGAGAAATGTGCGGCGGGGACTGTGAATACAGACTGCCCGGTGTGCTCCGTCAATCTGGCAAAATGCGTAGGCGCAGAGCCGGAGCCCGAGCCTGCCCCAGAGCCGGAGCCGGAACCCGAGAAGCCGGGCAACGCCGGGATGATCCTTTTGGTGCTGGCTGTCATGGGCATCGGCGGCGGGGCCGCATGGTATTTCAAGATTTACTGTCCGAAACACCAGCAAGCTGACCAGCCCGAGGAGGACGATGGCGGGGAGTACCCGGACTATGACGAGTTTGAAGATGACGGCCCCCCGTGGGACGAGGAGGACGAAACCGAAGAAAAGGAGGAAATCAGATGA
- a CDS encoding helix-turn-helix transcriptional regulator, whose amino-acid sequence MKIERDERRFDFHDIGLAIKRAREASGMTQEQLAYIVDRAPRTIMYNENDGQHPSFNTFYQMVTMFDISVDQYFYPSQNSGSECRKRIDAMLNALDERELKIVEATIQAMKAAKETEDA is encoded by the coding sequence ATGAAGATAGAACGAGATGAAAGACGCTTTGATTTTCACGATATAGGGCTCGCCATCAAGCGTGCAAGAGAAGCCAGCGGTATGACACAGGAGCAACTGGCCTATATTGTTGACCGCGCTCCGCGTACCATTATGTATAATGAAAATGATGGTCAGCATCCAAGCTTCAACACCTTTTATCAGATGGTCACAATGTTTGATATATCGGTGGATCAATACTTTTACCCGTCCCAGAATAGCGGGAGCGAGTGCAGGAAGCGGATTGATGCCATGTTGAACGCCTTGGACGAAAGAGAATTGAAAATCGTTGAAGCTACAATCCAAGCGATGAAAGCGGCCAAGGAAACGGAGGATGCGTAA
- a CDS encoding plasmid mobilization protein, whose protein sequence is MTKKRRRPIHLHVMVSEEEQALIQQRMAESGIRNMGAYMRKMALNGYVLHVDLSPVRELVSLQRRCSNNLNQVAIQANTYGGIYPEEIAALQRDYAALWGPLFDLLKKLSALVEL, encoded by the coding sequence ATGACAAAGAAACGCCGCCGCCCGATCCATCTCCATGTGATGGTGTCCGAGGAGGAGCAGGCCCTTATTCAACAACGCATGGCCGAGTCGGGCATCCGCAATATGGGGGCCTATATGCGGAAAATGGCCCTCAATGGCTATGTGCTCCATGTTGACCTCTCGCCCGTCCGGGAGTTGGTATCGCTCCAGCGGCGGTGCTCAAACAACCTCAATCAAGTGGCGATCCAGGCCAACACCTACGGCGGGATTTACCCCGAGGAGATCGCCGCTTTGCAACGGGACTATGCCGCCCTGTGGGGGCCGCTGTTCGATCTGCTGAAAAAGCTCTCCGCATTGGTGGAGCTCTGA